From Caulobacter segnis, a single genomic window includes:
- a CDS encoding glycoside hydrolase — translation MTKPALAIAPSRRALLAAIAGWAAAPALVHAEEPAVSIAPRPDLSRASTVFEGWGTALAWFAHVTGGWPDAERERLADLLYGPRGLGWTIARYNIGGGDRPDVEPYLRPGAAIPGFWRQPRGTTGTDWWTPDQEAMWDWSADANQRWWLDAIKARVRAPILEAFSNSPPWFMTVSGKVSGAENGADDNLRPGQEGPFAAYLARVVDELQHRHGVVFRTLSPVNEPNTDYWRAANTQEGAHWSPARQGAMILATHAALKARGLATVVSAPDETNSHLFLADWAAYPAEVRAAIGQLNVHSYGVVNQTGVRDAARAAGIRLWMSENDTPLDKDPEDFEGMNSALALAEHMVLDLKRLEPSAWVFWQALETLSARDGKPGSNWGLIKVDFRAPPQGPHAIHVTRKYWAIAQFSRFIRPGYRLVPVDDLDTAGALSPEGRELVLVHVNGGLSPRRLTPPRGWSGRMTVTDIRHRAEPLDGLVVPPRAVATLVLRR, via the coding sequence GTGACCAAACCCGCCCTCGCTATCGCGCCGTCCCGACGCGCCCTGCTGGCCGCCATCGCGGGCTGGGCGGCCGCTCCCGCCCTCGTCCATGCCGAGGAACCGGCCGTGTCGATCGCCCCGCGTCCGGACCTCTCGCGCGCCTCGACGGTGTTCGAGGGCTGGGGCACGGCCCTGGCCTGGTTCGCTCATGTCACCGGCGGCTGGCCCGACGCCGAGCGCGAGCGCCTGGCCGACCTGCTCTATGGTCCGCGGGGCCTGGGCTGGACCATCGCCCGCTACAACATCGGCGGCGGCGACCGTCCGGATGTGGAGCCCTATCTGCGCCCTGGCGCGGCGATCCCCGGCTTCTGGCGCCAGCCGCGAGGAACGACCGGGACCGACTGGTGGACGCCGGACCAAGAGGCGATGTGGGACTGGTCGGCCGACGCCAATCAACGCTGGTGGCTGGACGCCATCAAGGCCCGCGTGCGCGCCCCGATCCTCGAGGCGTTCTCTAACTCTCCACCCTGGTTCATGACGGTCAGCGGCAAGGTGTCCGGGGCCGAGAACGGCGCGGACGACAATCTGCGCCCCGGGCAGGAGGGTCCGTTCGCCGCCTATCTGGCGCGGGTCGTCGACGAGCTCCAGCACAGGCACGGCGTCGTCTTCCGCACCCTGTCGCCGGTCAACGAACCCAATACCGACTACTGGCGCGCGGCCAATACCCAGGAGGGCGCACACTGGAGCCCGGCGCGCCAGGGCGCGATGATCCTGGCTACCCACGCCGCGCTGAAGGCGCGAGGCCTGGCGACGGTGGTCAGCGCGCCCGACGAGACCAACTCGCACCTCTTCCTGGCCGACTGGGCCGCCTACCCCGCCGAGGTTCGCGCCGCGATCGGCCAGCTGAACGTCCACAGCTATGGGGTGGTCAACCAGACCGGCGTGCGCGACGCCGCCCGCGCGGCGGGGATCCGCCTGTGGATGTCCGAGAACGACACCCCGCTGGACAAGGATCCGGAGGACTTCGAGGGCATGAACTCGGCCCTGGCCCTGGCCGAGCACATGGTGCTGGACCTCAAGCGGCTGGAGCCGTCGGCCTGGGTGTTCTGGCAGGCGCTGGAGACGCTGAGCGCTCGCGATGGAAAGCCAGGTTCGAACTGGGGGCTGATCAAGGTCGACTTCCGCGCCCCGCCACAGGGACCCCACGCGATCCACGTGACCCGCAAGTACTGGGCGATAGCCCAGTTCAGCCGCTTCATCCGCCCGGGCTATCGGCTGGTCCCGGTCGACGACCTCGACACGGCCGGGGCCCTGTCGCCCGAGGGCCGGGAGCTGGTGTTGGTCCACGTCAACGGTGGGCTCTCGCCCCGCCGCCTGACGCCACCGCGCGGATGGTCGGGACGGATGACCGTCACCGACATCCGCCATCGCGCCGAGCCGCTCGACGGCCTGGTCGTGCCGCCGCGCGCGGTGGCGACCCTGGTGCTGAGACGCTGA
- a CDS encoding MSMEG_1061 family FMN-dependent PPOX-type flavoprotein, producing the protein MTAPNFIDDATGLRTIYAQPAKQVLEKAFPRLDRHGRRFLELSPFFCIGSTRPDGMGDVSPRGGEAGFVHALSDTELAFPDRPGNNRLDTLSNIVREPGVGMVFLIPGVEEVLRLNGLARITTREDLMERFTHAKKRPRSVVLVEIREVYFHCSKALRRSDLWNPEKRLPKGAFPTLGQIAKDQFALPIPAKMIDFALEQDARTNLY; encoded by the coding sequence ATGACCGCACCCAACTTCATCGACGACGCAACCGGATTGAGGACGATCTACGCCCAGCCGGCCAAGCAGGTGCTGGAAAAAGCGTTCCCCAGGCTGGACCGACATGGTCGGCGGTTCCTGGAGCTGTCGCCGTTCTTCTGCATCGGCTCGACCCGCCCCGACGGCATGGGCGACGTCAGCCCGCGGGGCGGGGAGGCCGGCTTTGTCCATGCCTTGAGCGACACCGAACTGGCGTTCCCCGACCGGCCCGGCAACAACCGCCTCGACACATTGAGCAACATCGTGCGCGAGCCGGGCGTGGGCATGGTGTTCCTCATCCCCGGCGTCGAGGAGGTGCTACGGCTGAACGGCCTGGCGCGGATCACGACACGCGAGGACCTGATGGAGCGCTTCACGCACGCGAAGAAGCGGCCGCGCTCGGTGGTGTTGGTCGAGATCCGCGAGGTCTATTTCCACTGTTCGAAGGCGCTGCGTCGGTCTGACCTGTGGAACCCCGAAAAGCGGCTGCCCAAGGGCGCGTTCCCGACCCTGGGCCAGATCGCCAAGGACCAGTTCGCGCTGCCGATCCCGGCCAAGATGATCGACTTCGCGCTGGAGCAGGACGCCAGGACGAACCTGTACTGA
- a CDS encoding TonB-dependent receptor, which produces MRAVQVGLMVGASVLALGLAAPAGAQTAGGAQNDTAVSEVVVTGVRESLRSAQAIKRSADQIVDSVQAQDIGKLPDANTTEALQRITGVQIQRRYGEGATDFDHRTQPAVTVRGLTQVQNFLDGRAVYSASGGRAFDLEGVPPELLSGIDVYKNAPANIIEGGVGGAVNLRTRKPFDSAGRVLSATVRGNYYDRVGKDGGSISGLYSNRWDTSAGEMGFLINAVLSKSHYRQDGLLAGPFDTVPAGSIANAPANAQVPYGFEIYDDTGDRKRLGIATAFQWKPSDDLLLTAQYQRTKYWFNRTGAYYYDYNNRSNVRNAAGAVTSYGTDPLPGAAFTFNDEGYATKGALRNQTFETGRYDQQLWSQSQNFTLNAAWRVSDRLKANFDAQYLKSYYNADRNGHVLSLYTQSGQTGLTTPHKTIVDFDLTGKYPRFEVRDPTLLSDPANYTTPYVADSLQRNDAETYALTGDFEYDFEGGFFDKLRGGARYSDNNIDLRGTWHGVCITSLGADPNCSAPAGTPLVPLSAHPQLAMKGPSKDWFDGNTVKGGLLYPAFPAGDGVWAQTKALYALLGATTKDSFAPGDLNSQTEKTYTGWAVADYDTEIGGVAVDGGIGVRVIKTQATSKGTQFNADGTSKAIDVDNSYTRVLPSFNLRAKLTDSLQARLAYSKGLARPNFDQLSTNLTLNNPNQVNPVTGHPSASSGNPTLHPIESDNYDLTAEWYFSSTGSLTAGAFYKKVDGFLAGGTVTGSYNGVVYDVGTVVNSGKGTVKGIELGYQQFFDFLPGLLSGLGLQANYTYVDSSVSNPFATAGSSIPTQVPLEKLSKNSYNLVGLYEKGPVSARVAYNWRSAYLDQTTGSGANGIPQYAKPYASLDASISYDVNDHVAVSFDAVNINNRMNVLYIGTPAAPLQYQLNDRRYGFAVRVTY; this is translated from the coding sequence ATGAGAGCCGTGCAGGTGGGATTGATGGTGGGCGCGTCGGTCTTGGCGCTGGGCTTGGCCGCGCCGGCCGGAGCCCAGACGGCGGGGGGCGCCCAGAACGACACGGCGGTTTCGGAAGTGGTGGTCACGGGCGTGCGCGAGAGCCTGCGCTCGGCCCAGGCGATCAAGCGCAGCGCCGACCAGATCGTCGACTCGGTCCAGGCCCAGGACATCGGCAAGCTGCCGGACGCCAACACCACCGAGGCTCTACAGCGCATCACCGGCGTGCAGATCCAGCGCCGCTACGGCGAAGGCGCCACCGATTTCGATCACCGCACCCAGCCGGCCGTCACCGTGCGCGGCCTGACCCAGGTGCAGAACTTCCTCGACGGCCGCGCCGTCTATTCGGCCTCGGGCGGCCGGGCGTTCGACCTCGAGGGCGTGCCGCCGGAGCTGCTGTCGGGCATCGACGTCTACAAGAATGCGCCGGCCAACATCATCGAGGGCGGGGTCGGCGGCGCGGTGAACCTGCGGACGCGCAAGCCCTTCGACTCGGCCGGCCGCGTGCTCAGCGCCACCGTGCGCGGCAACTACTACGATCGCGTCGGCAAGGACGGCGGCTCGATCTCGGGCCTCTACAGCAATCGCTGGGACACCTCGGCCGGCGAGATGGGCTTCCTGATCAACGCGGTGCTCAGCAAGAGCCACTATCGGCAGGACGGCCTGCTGGCGGGACCATTCGACACCGTGCCGGCCGGTTCGATCGCCAACGCGCCGGCGAACGCCCAGGTCCCCTACGGCTTCGAGATCTACGACGACACCGGCGATCGCAAGCGCCTGGGCATCGCCACGGCGTTCCAGTGGAAGCCCAGTGACGACCTGCTGCTGACAGCCCAGTACCAGCGCACCAAGTACTGGTTCAATCGCACCGGGGCCTACTACTACGACTACAACAACCGCTCGAACGTCCGGAACGCCGCCGGCGCGGTGACCAGCTACGGCACCGATCCGCTACCGGGCGCGGCCTTCACCTTCAACGACGAGGGCTACGCCACCAAGGGCGCGCTGCGGAACCAGACCTTCGAGACCGGCCGCTATGATCAGCAGCTGTGGAGCCAGAGCCAGAACTTCACCCTGAACGCTGCCTGGCGGGTCAGCGACAGGCTGAAGGCCAATTTCGACGCCCAGTACCTGAAGTCGTACTACAACGCCGATCGCAACGGTCACGTTCTGTCGCTGTACACCCAGTCGGGCCAGACGGGCCTGACCACGCCGCACAAGACGATCGTCGACTTCGACCTGACCGGCAAATATCCCAGGTTCGAGGTGCGGGACCCGACCCTGCTGAGCGATCCGGCCAACTACACGACGCCCTATGTCGCCGACTCCTTGCAGCGGAACGACGCCGAGACCTACGCCCTGACCGGCGACTTCGAGTACGACTTCGAGGGCGGCTTCTTCGACAAGCTGCGCGGCGGGGCGCGCTATTCCGACAACAACATCGACCTGCGCGGCACCTGGCACGGCGTCTGCATCACGTCGCTGGGCGCGGATCCCAACTGCTCGGCCCCGGCCGGTACGCCGCTGGTGCCGCTGTCGGCCCACCCGCAGCTGGCCATGAAGGGCCCGTCCAAGGACTGGTTCGACGGCAACACCGTCAAGGGCGGCCTGCTGTATCCGGCCTTCCCGGCGGGCGACGGGGTCTGGGCCCAGACCAAGGCGCTCTACGCCCTGCTGGGCGCGACGACCAAGGACAGCTTCGCGCCAGGCGATCTGAACAGCCAGACCGAGAAGACCTATACCGGCTGGGCCGTCGCCGACTACGACACCGAGATCGGCGGCGTGGCCGTCGACGGCGGCATTGGCGTTCGGGTGATCAAGACCCAAGCCACGTCGAAGGGCACCCAGTTCAACGCGGATGGCACCTCGAAGGCGATCGACGTCGACAACAGCTACACGCGGGTGCTGCCCAGCTTCAACCTGCGCGCCAAGCTGACCGACTCCCTGCAGGCGCGCCTGGCCTATTCGAAGGGCCTGGCCCGGCCGAATTTTGACCAGCTGTCGACCAACCTGACCCTGAACAACCCCAACCAGGTGAACCCGGTCACCGGTCACCCCAGCGCCAGCTCGGGCAATCCGACCCTGCATCCCATCGAGTCGGACAACTACGACCTGACGGCCGAGTGGTACTTCTCCAGCACCGGCTCGCTGACGGCCGGCGCGTTCTACAAGAAGGTCGACGGCTTCCTGGCCGGCGGCACGGTGACGGGGTCCTACAACGGCGTCGTCTACGATGTCGGCACGGTGGTCAATTCGGGCAAGGGCACGGTCAAGGGGATCGAGCTGGGCTACCAGCAGTTCTTTGACTTCCTGCCGGGCCTGCTCAGCGGCTTGGGCCTGCAGGCCAACTACACCTATGTCGACAGCAGCGTGAGCAACCCGTTCGCCACGGCGGGCTCGAGCATCCCCACCCAGGTGCCGCTCGAGAAGCTGTCCAAGAACAGCTACAATCTGGTGGGCCTCTACGAGAAGGGGCCGGTCAGCGCCCGCGTCGCCTACAACTGGCGCTCGGCCTATCTGGACCAGACGACGGGCAGCGGCGCCAACGGCATCCCGCAATACGCCAAGCCCTACGCCTCGCTGGACGCCTCGATCAGCTACGACGTCAACGACCACGTCGCGGTGTCATTCGACGCGGTGAACATCAACAACCGCATGAACGTCCTCTACATCGGCACGCCCGCCGCGCCGCTGCAGTACCAGCTGAACGACCGCCGCTACGGCTTCGCCGTGCGCGTGACCTACTAG